In a genomic window of Zingiber officinale cultivar Zhangliang chromosome 9B, Zo_v1.1, whole genome shotgun sequence:
- the LOC122024273 gene encoding probable aquaporin TIP1-2: MPITSIAVGTPAEAVHRETLKAALAEFISTLIFVFAGEGSGMAFNKLTDDGSTTPAGLVAASLAHGFALFVAVSVSANISGGHVNPAVTFGAFLGGNISMLRGILYWIAQCLGSVAACLLLKFATGGLETSAFSLSAGVSSWNAVVLEIVMTFGLVYTVYATAVDPKKGNLGVIAPIAIGFIVGANILAGGAFDGASMNPAVSFGPAVVSWTWTHHWVYWAGPLIGAAIAALVYDGVFIGQTTHEQLPTADF; the protein is encoded by the exons ATGCCGATCACCAGCATCGCCGTAGGGACGCCGGCGGAGGCGGTCCACCGGGAAACGCTCAAGGCCGCGCTCGCCGAGTTCATCTCCACCCTCATCTTCGTCTTCGCCGGCGAGGGCTCCGGAATGGCTTTTA ATAAGCTTACAGACGATGGATCGACGACGCCGGCGGGTCTCGTGGCGGCGTCCCTCGCCCACGGCTTCGCCCTCTTCGTGGCTGTCTCCGTCAGCGCCAACATCTCCGGTGGGCACGTCAATCCGGCCGTCACCTTCGGCGCCTTCCTCGGCGGCAACATCTCTATGCTCCGGGGGATCCTCTACTGGATCGCGCAGTGTCTCGGCTCCGTCGCCGCCTGTCTCCTCCTCAAGTTCGCCACCGGCGGTCTG GAGACGTCGGCGTTCTCTCTGTCGGCGGGCGTCAGCTCTTGGAATGCTGTGGTGCTGGAGATCGTCATGACGTTCGGGCTGGTGTACACGGTGTACGCAACGGCCGTGGACCCCAAGAAGGGAAACCTCGGCGTCATCGCGCCCATCGCCATCGGCTTCATCGTGGGGGCCAACATCTTGGCCGGTGGCGCCTTTGACGGCGCGTCCATGAACCCGGCCGTCTCCTTCGGCCCGGCGGTGGTCAGCTGGACCTGGACCCACCACTGGGTCTACTGGGCCGGACCGCTCATCGGCGCCGCCATCGCCGCCCTGGTCTACGACGGCGTCTTCATCGGCCAGACCACCCACGAGCAGCTTCCAACTGCGGATTTTTAA